A window of Mytilus edulis chromosome 10, xbMytEdul2.2, whole genome shotgun sequence contains these coding sequences:
- the LOC139491635 gene encoding 1-phosphatidylinositol phosphodiesterase-like produces MGNVNARDPDYWNVPDDPGIRHTDWMKKLPDSMSVSKVSIPGTHDTMARAGDIIWSWCQSLSLSIQLKIGIRFFDIRCRHFKNGLPIHHGQFYEHCSFTDVMNTMTSFVKSHPSEVLLVRVKEEYKAAECTRTFCETVWLTLQNYRENIWLEENIPFIKEVRGKIIILRDFKRENNPIGIPYATLDIEDYWKASSYKEKWRRVKAHLDNTRSTTNNIIHLTFNSCTKGIDAPREIARSLNPKLYKYVRSNQGQGRFGIIAIDYPGPKLVEYIIENNFKTNVNVYQKNNSVFSQCALL; encoded by the coding sequence gaAATGTAAACGCAAGGGATCCTGACTATTGGAATGTCCCGGATGACCCAGGTATAAGACATACCGACTGGATGAAAAAGTTACCAGATTCAATGTCTGTATCTAAAGTGTCAATACCAGGCACACACGATACTATGGCAAGAGCAGGAGATATCATATGGTCTTGGTGTCAGAGTTTATCACTAAGCATCCAGCTAAAGATTGGCATACGTTTTTTCGATATACGTTGCCGCCATTTCAAAAATGGTTTGCCGATCCATCATGGACAGTTTTATGAACACTGTAGCTTTACCGATGTTATGAACACAATGACATCTTTTGTTAAATCTCATCCAAGTGAGGTTTTACTGGTGAGAGTAAAGGAGGAATATAAAGCGGCTGAATGCACGAGAACCTTTTGTGAAACAGTTTGGTTAACTCTCCAGAATTACAGAGAAAATATTTGGCTAGAGGAAAATATTCCATTTATTAAAGAGGTTAGAGGTAAAATCATAATTTTACGGGATTTCAAGAGAGAGAATAACCCTATAGGTATTCCATATGCTACGCTAGACATAGAAGATTATTGGAAGGCGTCTAGTTATAAGGAGAAATGGAGAAGGGTCAAAGCCCATTTAGATAACACAAGATCCACCACAAACAATATAATACACCTTACTTTCAACAGTTGTACTAAGGGTATTGATGCTCCGCGTGAAATTGCTAGATCGCTTAATCCGAAGCTTTATAAGTATGTCAGATCAAATCAAGGTCAAGGTCGATTTGGAATCATAGCAATAGATTATCCTGGCCCTAAACTCGTTGAGTacattattgaaaataatttcaaaacaaatgtaaatgtttATCAGAAAAATAACTCAGTTTTCAGTCAGTGTGCTTTATTATGA